A genomic stretch from Fragaria vesca subsp. vesca unplaced genomic scaffold, FraVesHawaii_1.0 scf0511328, whole genome shotgun sequence includes:
- the LOC101300776 gene encoding putative pentatricopeptide repeat-containing protein At1g12700, mitochondrial-like, whose product MEGNKLKPDIVAYNIIIEGLCKAGEVQSAKDLFRGLSPKGVQPNVRTYNIMISGVCKAGLLVEAEELLTEMEQKGCSPDDCTYNTIIRGFINNNETSRATSLIEEMHERGFSGDASTMELIVDLLSKDKVDPVLLAWLKDSKLNEYLK is encoded by the coding sequence ATGGAAGGGAACAAGTTGAAACCAGATATTGTAGCTTACAATATTATCATTGAAGGGTTGTGCAAAGCTGGTGAAGTTCAGTCTGCCAAAGATCTTTTCCGTGGTTTATCACCAAAAGGAGTTCAGCCTAATGTAAGGACATATAACATAATGATCAGTGGAGTTTGCAAAGCAGGCCTCTTAGTTGAAGCAGAAGAGTTGCTTACAGAAATGGAACAAAAAGGCTGTTCTCCGGATGACTGTACCTATAACACAATTATCCGAGGTTTTATCAATAATAACGAGACATCAAGGGCTACAAGTCTTATTGAAGAAATGCATGAGAGGGGTTTCTCTGGAGATGCATCAACTATGGAAttgattgttgatttgttgtcAAAGGATAAAGTTGATCCTGTATTATTAGCGTGGCTTAAAGATTCAAAGTTAAATGAATATTTGAAATag